In Streptomyces sp. NBC_01381, the sequence GCACCCCCTGCACGCACTCGTAATGCAGGCGTTACGCCAGTGAAGGTGCTGTGTCACAGTGATCGTTGAGGCTGATGTAGCCGATTGCCCCGGTTTCTGGGGCTAGTTGGCGGCTCAACAAACGAATCCGGTCCTCCCCCCACAATCCGAACAGGATGGGACCACACTGATGACCCTTCAATTGCCCCTGGGGCCCGATCCACTCATGTCGGCCGCGCCCCCCGGCGGCCACGTCCTGGCCGTAGGTTCGCCGGGGCCAAGCCGTGAACTGCTCACCCGGACGCTGAAGCTCACCGGGTACGAAGTCACCCATGCCGTACCCGGCGACGTACACCGTCAGGTCAGGCTCGCGCCGCCCGACGCGATCGTGGCCCTCGACGACGGCCCGGACGGTCGGCGCCTCGGCCTCGACGTCATACGGGAGGTGCGCGCCGACCCCGCAGGGCAGGCGCTGCCCCTGCTCATGGTCACCGGGGCCCGCACGCACGCCCCCGGCACCGTCGCCGATCTGCTGCAGAGCGGCGCCGACGACTGCCTGCCGGAGGCGTCCGACCCGCGTGAGCTGTCCGCGCGGATAACGGCCAAGCTGCACCGCGTCCCGGTCCCGGTCGAGAACCTGCTGCGTGACCCGCGCACCGGCCTCTACTCGGGGCCGCACTTCATGGACGAGCTCGACCGCGAGCTCAGCCGCCCGCCGGCCGCCCGGCGCGGCGGCGTGCTCGCCGTCGTCGGCGTCGCCGAGATGGCCGCCCTGGAGTCGCGGCTCGGGCCGCGCGTGCGGCGCGAGGTCGCCGAGCGTCTCGCCGGTGTCGCCGAGAAGATGGGCGGCGTCTGCGACCGGCTCGGCTGGGACGAGGGCGGGCAGCTGCTCGTGCTGATGCCCGGTGTCGACGAGGAGACCGCCACGCGGAGCCTGCGGGAGTTCGCCGCGTCCGTGGCGGGCACCCGGTTCGTCGTCGCGGACGAGAACGTCCGGCTCACCCCGGCGATCGGCTGGACCCCGCTCGCCGAGTACGCCGACCACAGCCGGGCGGCCGAGCACGCGCGGGACGCCGTGTCCGAGGCCGTACGCCACCGGGACCTGCGCCCGGTGCGCTACGAGCCGTGGATGCGGGCGAGCGCCCCGCACGGCCACCGCCGCGCCCGCGCCGGGTTCCGGGTCCTGCTCACCTGGCTGACCCGGCTGATCTCACCCGTGCTTCCCCTTGTGCTCGGCGTGGGCGTGCCGTTCGCGCTCTACCAGCAGGCGTACGAACTGGGCTGGGACGCGGCCGGGTTCGCCTACTGGGTGGTGGTGGCCGGGCTCGTGCTCTCCGCGCTGCTCATCATGCTGGAGTGCCTGTTCTCGCTGGACGCCACGCCCAGGCCCGACCGGGCCGGCTCGCCCTATCCGGCCGCCAGCGCCGTCATTGCCGCGTACCTGCCGAACGAGGCGGCGACGATCGTCGACACCGTCGAGTCGTTCCTGCGGCTCGACTACCCCGGCGAGCTGGAGATCGTCCTCGCGTACAACACACCGCATCCGCTGCCCGTCGAGGACACCCTGCGGGACATGGCGGCCGGCGATCCGCGCCTCGTGCTCCTGCCGGTCGTGGGCAGCACGTCCAAGGCGCAGAACATCAACGCCGCGGTGACGCGGGTGCACGGCGAGTTCGTCGGCATCTTCGACGCCGACCACCATCCCGCGCCGAACGCCTTCCGGCACGCGTGGGACTGGCTGTCCAACGGCTACGACGTCGTGCAGGGTCACTGCGTCGTACGCAACGGGGACAGCTCGTGGGTCGCCCAGACGGTCGGCGTCGAGTTCGAGACGATCTATGCCGTCAGCCATCCCGGACGGACCCGGATGTACGGCTTCGGGGTCTTCGGCGGGTCGAACGGCTTCTGGCGCACGGACCTCCTCGCCAGGACCCGGATGCACGGCTCGATGCTCACCGAGGACATCGACTCGACGATGCGTGCCCTGAACGAGGGCGCCCGGATCGCCATGGACCGGACGCTCATCTCGCGTGAGCTCGCGCCGACCCTGCTGCGGCCGCTGTGGAACCAGCGCTCGCGCTGGGCGCAGGGCTGGCTCCAGGTGTCGCTGCGGCATCTGTGGGGCGCGCTGCGCTCGCCGGTGTTCTCGCGGCGCCAGAAGACGGGCCTGTTCGTGCTGCTCGGCTGGCGCGAGGTGCAGCCGTGGCTGACGCTGCAGATCCTGCCGATCCTGGCGCACGCCGCCTGGCGTGCGGGCGGCGTGGACCGGCTGGACTGGGCGGTGCCGGTCTGCCTGATGGCGGCAGCCGTCACGATGTCCGCCGGGGTGGTGCAGGCCGCCTTCGCCTGGCGGCTCGCGGTGCCCGAACTGCGCCGCCGCAAGGCGTGGTTCTGGCGCTATCTGCTGGTGTCGACGTTCTTCTACAGCCACTTCAAGAACATGGTGGCGCGCCAGGCGCACCTGAAGGAGGCGCTCGGCGACCGGCAGTGGCGGGTCACGCCACGGGCCGCCGCCGCCCCCGAGGCCGCCGAACCGGCGGTGCGGGCATGACCAGCACCCTCACCCCCCTCACGGCCACCCGGCCCAGGCCGGCGCCTCCCGCTCCACGCCCGTCCCGCGGCCGTGCGCTCGAACTCCAGGGATACCGCGGCCTCGCCGCCCTGAGCACGGTCCTCTTCCAC encodes:
- a CDS encoding glycosyltransferase, producing MSAAPPGGHVLAVGSPGPSRELLTRTLKLTGYEVTHAVPGDVHRQVRLAPPDAIVALDDGPDGRRLGLDVIREVRADPAGQALPLLMVTGARTHAPGTVADLLQSGADDCLPEASDPRELSARITAKLHRVPVPVENLLRDPRTGLYSGPHFMDELDRELSRPPAARRGGVLAVVGVAEMAALESRLGPRVRREVAERLAGVAEKMGGVCDRLGWDEGGQLLVLMPGVDEETATRSLREFAASVAGTRFVVADENVRLTPAIGWTPLAEYADHSRAAEHARDAVSEAVRHRDLRPVRYEPWMRASAPHGHRRARAGFRVLLTWLTRLISPVLPLVLGVGVPFALYQQAYELGWDAAGFAYWVVVAGLVLSALLIMLECLFSLDATPRPDRAGSPYPAASAVIAAYLPNEAATIVDTVESFLRLDYPGELEIVLAYNTPHPLPVEDTLRDMAAGDPRLVLLPVVGSTSKAQNINAAVTRVHGEFVGIFDADHHPAPNAFRHAWDWLSNGYDVVQGHCVVRNGDSSWVAQTVGVEFETIYAVSHPGRTRMYGFGVFGGSNGFWRTDLLARTRMHGSMLTEDIDSTMRALNEGARIAMDRTLISRELAPTLLRPLWNQRSRWAQGWLQVSLRHLWGALRSPVFSRRQKTGLFVLLGWREVQPWLTLQILPILAHAAWRAGGVDRLDWAVPVCLMAAAVTMSAGVVQAAFAWRLAVPELRRRKAWFWRYLLVSTFFYSHFKNMVARQAHLKEALGDRQWRVTPRAAAAPEAAEPAVRA